The following proteins are encoded in a genomic region of Candidatus Bathyarchaeota archaeon:
- a CDS encoding nuclear transport factor 2 family protein gives MRKIIYVAAAVICFSGCVQTTTKDKNITQSEAQDLDQEDLATAIITMEKTALEKLNKGNPSGFLEIYADDITYFDPFREKRFDGFEKVKAFYESMQGAFRIDSCEMIEPVVQIAGETAVLSYNLVSHIGSDVFREKCTEVYRQQPDKQWKIIHCHWSVVTSTSEKE, from the coding sequence ATGAGAAAAATTATCTACGTTGCAGCTGCTGTTATTTGTTTTTCCGGCTGCGTTCAGACTACCACGAAGGATAAAAATATAACACAATCTGAAGCACAAGACTTGGATCAGGAAGACCTGGCAACTGCCATTATTACAATGGAAAAAACTGCACTGGAGAAACTGAACAAGGGAAATCCGTCCGGTTTTCTGGAAATATATGCTGATGACATCACCTATTTCGATCCTTTCCGGGAAAAACGGTTCGATGGATTTGAAAAAGTAAAGGCTTTCTATGAAAGCATGCAGGGAGCATTCCGGATAGACAGCTGCGAGATGATTGAGCCTGTTGTTCAGATAGCCGGTGAAACTGCCGTTTTGAGTTATAACCTGGTATCACATATCGGAAGCGATGTTTTCCGTGAAAAATGCACTGAAGTTTACAGGCAACAACCTGACAAACAATGGAAGATCATCCATTGTCACTGGTCAGTGGTAACATCCACGAGCGAGAAAGAGTAA
- a CDS encoding energy transducer TonB, protein MKSKALLFILLTTHAFAFGQSVTYQYYDRNWATSDEQKADYIRQILTINDTLYRITETDRSGKVLMTGEYYSLNPKIENGTFIFSTKLCGFDTVTGQYRQGDMVGKWSYKNADAEPLIIDYDFTLKNCYNIEEGQTDENSIYVVADKMPTFKGGDILSCRVYINKTLHYPPMEAYRRITGLTIVTFVVNTAGEVCDISITRSSMNKHLDREVLRAVSESPEWEPGLMKGKKVNIRFSLPFRFPPR, encoded by the coding sequence ATGAAAAGTAAAGCACTTCTGTTCATCCTGTTAACAACTCATGCTTTTGCTTTCGGTCAAAGTGTTACTTACCAGTATTATGACAGGAACTGGGCCACATCCGATGAGCAAAAAGCTGATTATATACGTCAGATCTTAACCATTAACGATACCCTTTACCGGATAACTGAGACAGACAGATCCGGGAAAGTTTTAATGACAGGTGAGTATTACTCTTTGAACCCCAAAATTGAAAACGGAACTTTCATATTCTCCACAAAATTGTGCGGATTTGACACTGTCACCGGGCAATACAGGCAAGGAGACATGGTCGGGAAATGGTCGTATAAAAATGCTGATGCCGAGCCTCTTATAATAGACTACGATTTTACATTAAAAAACTGCTACAATATTGAAGAGGGGCAAACTGACGAGAATTCTATTTACGTTGTTGCCGACAAAATGCCGACATTCAAAGGGGGTGATATACTCAGTTGCAGAGTGTATATTAATAAAACTCTCCACTACCCCCCGATGGAAGCTTACAGGCGTATAACCGGGTTGACAATTGTGACATTCGTTGTAAATACTGCCGGAGAGGTATGTGATATAAGCATCACAAGAAGCTCAATGAATAAGCATCTCGACAGGGAGGTTTTAAGGGCAGTATCCGAATCCCCTGAATGGGAACCAGGGTTAATGAAAGGTAAAAAAGTTAATATAAGATTTTCTCTGCCATTCAGGTTTCCTCCCAGATAA
- a CDS encoding MBL fold metallo-hydrolase — MNNNENDWFTIEKIDDDTSVISEYKHWEETHSYVLNGAEKCLLIDTGLGVENILEQVQKLTDKPVTAVTTHVHYDHFGGHKYFSDFYVHEAETEWINGGFPLTTEQVRDLLTEEPCDFPKDFDVNNYYLFEGVPARVLKDNDTIELGRRTIQVLHTPGHSPGHMCFFENDRGYLYTGDLIYIGELFAYYPSTDPVAYMNSIKKLLPLPVRKILPAHHDINVPLSIIKDMDKAFTGLYNKGKLKHGSGTFLYSNFGIKL, encoded by the coding sequence ATGAATAACAATGAAAACGATTGGTTTACAATTGAAAAAATAGACGACGACACCTCGGTTATAAGCGAATATAAACATTGGGAAGAAACACATAGTTACGTACTAAACGGAGCAGAAAAATGCTTACTAATCGACACAGGTCTTGGCGTGGAAAATATCCTGGAACAAGTACAAAAACTGACAGATAAACCTGTTACGGCAGTTACGACACATGTACACTACGACCACTTTGGCGGACATAAATATTTTTCTGATTTTTACGTACACGAAGCAGAAACAGAATGGATAAATGGTGGATTTCCTTTGACAACAGAACAGGTTCGGGATTTATTAACAGAAGAACCGTGCGATTTTCCAAAAGACTTTGATGTCAATAATTATTATCTGTTTGAAGGAGTCCCGGCAAGAGTGTTAAAAGACAACGATACAATTGAACTGGGACGAAGGACAATACAGGTTCTGCACACACCGGGACATTCTCCCGGACATATGTGCTTTTTCGAAAACGATAGAGGATATTTATACACTGGCGATTTAATTTATATTGGCGAATTGTTTGCATATTATCCGTCAACAGATCCGGTTGCCTATATGAACTCGATAAAAAAACTGCTGCCTCTGCCGGTAAGGAAAATTCTGCCGGCACATCACGATATAAATGTCCCATTGTCGATTATCAAGGATATGGACAAAGCCTTCACCGGCTTGTATAATAAGGGGAAACTAAAACACGGTAGCGGAACTTTTTTGTACTCAAATTTTGGAATCAAACTATAG